Below is a genomic region from Ictalurus punctatus breed USDA103 chromosome 12, Coco_2.0, whole genome shotgun sequence.
GTGTAAGCATGTTCATAAACTCCAGTTGAGCCTTGCTTCCCAAAAAGATTTTTCCTCCCAAAAATAATTATGGATTTgtgaagatatttttaaaaaaaagtctgtcaGTCCAGAAAAGCAGCCAGCTTGTAGAGAGGTTAGGAtacaataagaaaaaaaaaaaaaaaaaacgttttctGATAACTGTAATAGCACTTTTAgtgggattattttttttatatactatTTTGACTGGTTCACCTTGAGTTTGTGTTTTATTGCGATTGCTGTTTATGATGTACACGATCTGTAGGAGCACAAAAGAAGGGTAATCTTTGGGATGGGGGAAAATAAGACAAGGAAAAACCAAAAGGTCTAACACACCCTAAATGTCTGGTATAGGTCTAGTTCTAGACTCGTTGCAATAGAAATTATCAaccatttttcttcttctctcttggACACCAGTACTTTGGGGCAGAACTAGACTTCTGTCATATTCAGGTACAGTTGTGAATTTAGATATCTCAGTGACTACTCTCATACCTTCAGAATTTATCACTTCTTCACGTATCTCAATATGATGTGGGAGTTCGATGTCTTTTAGGAAAACTAATAACTTCTCTGTTTTCTTGTCTAACGGTAAACCTTGATCTGGATTAAACTTCCAGTAATAAACCAGTTTCAGTAGGACTCCTATAATGTAGATGATGATTAACATAGCAATAAGTAGGTAGGGATTAATAAGTAGTGGACCAAGACGAGCTGATTCCACAGATCTCCTCCACCACCATAATCCTAACAGGAGCATCGTGTCCACCCCTATGACCATGTGGTAGATGATTCCTCTGAGTTTCGGACTGTCTTTTGCTACATTAAACCAGCTGAAGTACCAGATGAGGGCTACGGTGGCCCGGTACAGCCATTCTCCAGCGTTAGTGTCCATGTAGTCCGTCTTCTGCCACCAGGCCCAGAGGACCAGCAGCATCCACAGGGACAGGAAGTGTGCGGCGATGTAGCAGGGCAGGACGGAGGCgaagagggacacacacaccacacgtGGGCCAATCAGGAACAGGTTCCACAGGAAGTAGAGGACAGTAGGTAAAGAAAAGCATCCT
It encodes:
- the LOC128628650 gene encoding XK-related protein 8 isoform X2; translation: MEKSSCCSYLDIFSLLSPLIFIFDVVGDLWTIVSLYEEEKYIPMGLMIFILLASSVLLQIFSWLWYTDHPEARVERFIMEHKLLPVVHILQLGVFLRILDVVDVSIHNLKHKTKVTLDSIDDFSMLKMFEMFTESVPQIVLMTVLIMQTPELHLFTVVKIIASLSCMALSMLSFHRNMRERVSKELKIGCFSLPTVLYFLWNLFLIGPRVVCVSLFASVLPCYIAAHFLSLWMLLVLWAWWQKTDYMDTNAGEWLYRATVALIWYFSWFNVAKDSPKLRGIIYHMVIGVDTMLLLGLWWWRRSVESARLGPLLINPYLLIAMLIIIYIIGVLLKLVYYWKFNPDQGLPLDKKTEKLLVFLKDIELPHHIEIREEVINSEGMRVVTEISKFTTVPEYDRSLVLPQSTGVQERRRKMVDNFYCNESRTRPIPDI
- the LOC128628650 gene encoding XK-related protein 8 isoform X1, whose product is MEKSSCCSYLDIFSLLSPLIFIFDVVGDLWTIVSLYEEEKYIPMGLMIFILLASSVLLQIFSWLWYTDHPEARVERFIMEHKLLPVVHILQLGVFLRILDVVDVSIHNLKHKTKVTLDSIDDFSMLKMFEMFTESVPQIVLMTVLIMQTPELHLFTGQTKINQSIKKLPYTLSVQTFYRVNKTLFVFSVVKIIASLSCMALSMLSFHRNMRERVSKELKIGCFSLPTVLYFLWNLFLIGPRVVCVSLFASVLPCYIAAHFLSLWMLLVLWAWWQKTDYMDTNAGEWLYRATVALIWYFSWFNVAKDSPKLRGIIYHMVIGVDTMLLLGLWWWRRSVESARLGPLLINPYLLIAMLIIIYIIGVLLKLVYYWKFNPDQGLPLDKKTEKLLVFLKDIELPHHIEIREEVINSEGMRVVTEISKFTTVPEYDRSLVLPQSTGVQERRRKMVDNFYCNESRTRPIPDI